One genomic window of Vibrio rhizosphaerae includes the following:
- the ligA gene encoding NAD-dependent DNA ligase LigA: MQTIEQKIQELRDTLHHHSILYYVEDNPSIPDAEYDRLMRELIALEQANPELISPDSPSQRVGGMPLDGFATVQHELPMLSLDNAFDDQELDSFSRRMNERLAGQRIALFCCEPKLDGLAVSLLYENGVLVRAATRGDGTTGENITENVKTIRAIPLKLRGDDWPARIEVRGEVFMPKAGFAALNEAAIKKGEKTFVNPRNAAAGSLRQLDSRITAKRPLSFYAYGIGVIEGTTLASSHYERLTQLKQWGLPMCPETVQVANLDMVKMYYQDILQRREDLAYEIDGVVIKVDDLGLQEQLGFISKAPRWAIAYKFPAQEEMTRLKDVEFQVGRTGAITPVAKLEPVFVGGVTVSNATLHNADEIERLGVRIGDTVVIRRAGDVIPQIVSVVMEQRPDDCREIVFPSHCPICHSDIERVEGEAVARCTGGLVCQAQRKEALKHFVSRKAMDVDGLGDKVIEQLVDKELIKTPADLYRLSAGQLTILERMGPKSAQNVVQALQQSKSTTLPRFLYALGIREVGEATASNLAKHFLTLENVRHATHESLIEVNDIGSIVASHIIAFFSEEKNQHVVDDLLDMGITWPEMTVAEAPDALPLAGKTVVLTGTLTELSRQDAKAALESLGAKVTGSVSKNTDMLFAGDNAGSKLTKAQELGIEVKSEQDLMALMASIS; the protein is encoded by the coding sequence ATGCAGACCATAGAACAGAAAATTCAAGAATTGCGGGATACGCTCCACCATCACTCAATCTTATATTACGTTGAAGATAATCCATCGATTCCTGACGCAGAATATGACCGTTTGATGAGAGAACTCATCGCGTTGGAGCAAGCCAATCCCGAGTTGATTTCTCCGGATTCTCCGTCGCAGCGTGTCGGTGGGATGCCGCTCGATGGATTTGCAACCGTTCAACATGAGCTCCCGATGCTGTCGTTAGATAATGCTTTTGACGATCAAGAGTTGGACAGTTTTTCCCGGCGGATGAATGAGCGTTTAGCCGGACAGCGTATTGCACTGTTCTGTTGTGAACCGAAATTAGATGGTCTGGCCGTGAGTCTGCTTTACGAGAATGGTGTTTTGGTGCGCGCAGCTACCCGGGGGGACGGAACCACAGGCGAAAATATCACTGAGAATGTGAAAACGATTCGTGCCATTCCGTTAAAGCTCAGGGGGGATGACTGGCCGGCTCGTATTGAAGTGCGTGGTGAAGTGTTTATGCCTAAAGCGGGATTTGCCGCACTCAATGAAGCGGCAATCAAGAAAGGCGAAAAGACCTTCGTCAATCCCAGAAATGCGGCTGCCGGCAGCCTGAGACAGCTTGACTCAAGGATTACGGCAAAACGCCCGCTGAGCTTTTACGCTTATGGCATTGGCGTGATTGAAGGGACAACGCTGGCATCCTCACACTATGAGCGGCTGACTCAGTTAAAACAGTGGGGGCTGCCGATGTGTCCTGAAACAGTTCAGGTCGCCAATCTGGATATGGTGAAGATGTACTATCAGGATATTTTACAGCGTCGGGAAGACCTTGCGTATGAAATTGACGGGGTCGTGATTAAGGTTGATGATCTTGGGTTGCAGGAACAGCTCGGATTTATCTCAAAAGCGCCTCGTTGGGCGATTGCTTATAAGTTTCCAGCCCAAGAAGAAATGACTCGCCTGAAAGATGTTGAATTTCAGGTCGGCAGAACGGGGGCGATTACACCGGTTGCAAAACTGGAACCCGTATTCGTCGGTGGCGTAACGGTGAGTAATGCCACCTTACATAATGCTGATGAAATCGAACGATTAGGCGTTCGTATCGGTGATACAGTGGTAATTCGTCGTGCTGGCGATGTTATTCCACAAATTGTTTCCGTGGTCATGGAACAGCGGCCTGACGACTGTCGGGAAATTGTGTTCCCGTCTCATTGTCCGATTTGTCATTCAGATATTGAGCGGGTTGAAGGGGAGGCCGTTGCCCGCTGTACCGGTGGATTGGTGTGTCAGGCTCAACGCAAAGAAGCGCTGAAGCATTTTGTTTCTCGAAAAGCGATGGATGTCGATGGTTTGGGAGATAAGGTGATTGAGCAGCTGGTGGATAAAGAGCTGATCAAAACACCGGCTGATTTATATCGTCTTTCTGCGGGTCAATTAACAATACTGGAACGGATGGGGCCGAAGTCGGCACAAAATGTTGTGCAAGCGTTACAGCAATCGAAATCAACCACCTTACCTCGTTTTTTATATGCTCTGGGGATTCGTGAAGTCGGTGAAGCGACGGCCAGCAATTTAGCAAAGCATTTCCTCACCTTGGAAAATGTCCGCCATGCGACGCACGAGTCCTTGATTGAAGTGAACGATATCGGATCGATTGTTGCGAGTCATATCATTGCATTTTTCTCAGAAGAGAAGAATCAGCATGTCGTTGATGATCTGTTGGATATGGGAATTACATGGCCGGAGATGACCGTCGCTGAAGCACCGGATGCTTTACCATTGGCTGGGAAAACCGTGGTTCTGACCGGTACGCTGACCGAGTTATCCCGTCAGGATGCCAAAGCAGCGCTTGAATCGCTGGGCGCAAAGGTCACAGGTAGCGTATCTAAAAATACCGATATGTTATTTGCAGGTGACAATGCAGGTTCTAAACTGACCAAAGCGCAGGAGTTGGGGATCGAGGTGAAATCAGAGCAAGATCTCATGGCCTTGATGGCCTCAATCTCCTGA
- the cueR gene encoding Cu(I)-responsive transcriptional regulator, protein MNISEVSKLTGLTAKSIRLYEEKGILSPPLRGENGYRVYQRSHIDDLLLIARAKRVGFNLEECKLLVHLANDPSRKSCAVKAEARKKLTQVTRKLNELQLIQSQLEQWIAECPGDDNSDCPIIDDLKGQSSHL, encoded by the coding sequence GTGAATATCAGTGAAGTGTCAAAACTGACAGGCTTGACGGCCAAATCAATCCGCCTTTATGAAGAAAAAGGGATATTATCACCACCGCTACGTGGGGAGAATGGTTATCGGGTTTATCAGCGGTCGCACATTGATGATTTACTGCTGATCGCCCGGGCCAAAAGGGTTGGTTTCAATCTGGAAGAGTGTAAATTACTGGTCCATCTGGCCAATGATCCGAGTCGTAAAAGTTGTGCGGTCAAAGCGGAAGCGCGGAAAAAGCTCACTCAAGTCACGCGTAAGCTGAATGAGTTACAGCTCATTCAGTCTCAGCTGGAACAATGGATTGCTGAATGTCCCGGTGATGATAATAGCGACTGCCCGATCATTGATGATTTAAAGGGGCAGTCATCGCATCTGTGA
- a CDS encoding co-chaperone YbbN: MHTPLHVDVTQENIRELLEGSFSAPILFYFWAPMDESSAALIQPLQGLAQKYQGAFTLALLNCQEEQAIAAQFGIQSLPTLALFSQGRPVDGLGGPQTIESVTAMLEKHLPSQDEMNLQQAMTLIEQQEYVQALALLQALPETLKNKGEVKLALANCLLETQQFEAAEALLQHIPLEYQDNEYKGLLAKLELHHQASNSPEVVALEEALQRSPQDMKIACELAAQYHQVQRNEEALTILWSFLSTDLNAHDGEMKKIFMDILSALGQGNPLASQYRRKLYSLLY, translated from the coding sequence ATGCATACACCACTTCACGTTGATGTCACCCAAGAAAATATCAGAGAGTTATTAGAAGGCTCTTTTTCTGCACCGATCCTATTTTATTTTTGGGCACCGATGGACGAATCCAGTGCGGCGCTAATCCAACCGTTACAGGGATTAGCACAGAAATATCAAGGAGCCTTTACACTTGCCTTACTGAATTGTCAGGAAGAACAAGCGATCGCGGCACAGTTTGGCATTCAGTCGCTCCCAACCCTGGCGCTCTTCTCTCAGGGCCGCCCGGTTGATGGATTGGGTGGACCACAGACCATCGAGTCCGTGACGGCCATGCTTGAAAAACACCTTCCCAGCCAAGATGAAATGAATTTGCAACAAGCAATGACACTCATAGAACAGCAAGAATATGTTCAGGCGCTGGCGTTGTTACAAGCTCTCCCTGAAACGCTCAAAAATAAAGGCGAAGTCAAACTGGCTCTAGCAAACTGCTTGTTGGAAACCCAGCAATTTGAAGCAGCAGAAGCACTCTTACAACATATTCCGTTAGAATATCAGGATAACGAATACAAAGGTTTGCTCGCAAAATTAGAGTTACATCATCAAGCGTCCAATAGCCCGGAAGTTGTTGCGCTGGAAGAAGCATTGCAGCGTTCGCCACAAGATATGAAAATCGCTTGTGAACTTGCCGCACAGTACCATCAGGTGCAGCGAAACGAAGAAGCATTGACGATACTCTGGTCATTTCTGAGTACCGACCTCAACGCACACGATGGGGAAATGAAAAAGATATTCATGGATATTCTAAGTGCACTGGGTCAGGGCAATCCATTGGCGAGTCAGTATCGTCGCAAACTCTATTCTTTACTCTACTGA
- a CDS encoding SDR family oxidoreductase, which produces MTKTILITGCSSGIGYVTAHALHQKGYQVIASCRHIADVQRLQNEGLTAIHLDVTNPAIIDAAIEQVMSLTNHRLDALFNNGAYGQPGALEDLPTQAMREQFETNFFGWHDLTTKLLPQFRRQGHGRIIQNSSVLGFAAMKYRGAYNASKFAIEGWSDTLRLELRQTDIHISILEPGPIETNFRENALAAFLRWVSPHSSVHAQAYQQQIERLNQEKSNNQFTLPPEDCLPAILHALESPTPKIRYRITRPTQVFAVLKRLLPTRWLDAILNKAA; this is translated from the coding sequence ATGACAAAAACAATACTTATTACCGGATGCTCATCGGGTATCGGCTACGTCACTGCTCATGCTTTACATCAAAAGGGCTATCAAGTCATCGCCTCATGCCGACACATTGCAGATGTCCAACGACTTCAAAATGAAGGTCTGACCGCCATCCATCTCGATGTGACCAATCCGGCAATCATTGATGCAGCAATCGAACAAGTCATGTCACTAACCAACCACCGTCTCGATGCGTTGTTTAATAACGGTGCTTATGGTCAACCCGGCGCACTGGAAGATTTACCCACTCAGGCCATGCGAGAGCAATTCGAAACAAATTTTTTTGGCTGGCATGATCTCACCACCAAACTGCTCCCTCAATTCCGACGTCAGGGGCACGGCAGAATTATTCAGAATAGCTCTGTACTGGGATTTGCTGCGATGAAATATCGCGGTGCCTATAATGCTTCAAAATTTGCGATTGAAGGCTGGAGTGACACGCTGCGTCTTGAACTAAGACAGACCGACATTCATATCAGTATTCTCGAACCCGGGCCGATAGAGACAAACTTTCGTGAAAATGCGCTGGCGGCATTCTTACGTTGGGTATCGCCACACAGCAGTGTTCATGCACAAGCCTATCAACAGCAGATTGAGCGCTTGAATCAAGAAAAATCGAATAATCAGTTCACACTACCACCAGAAGACTGTCTGCCTGCGATTCTTCATGCTTTGGAGAGCCCTACCCCGAAAATCCGCTATCGCATTACCAGACCCACACAAGTTTTTGCCGTCCTTAAACGTCTGCTGCCCACTCGCTGGCTGGACGCTATTCTCAACAAAGCCGCTTAG
- a CDS encoding TIGR01777 family oxidoreductase translates to MKILITGGTGLIGSELIKQLIAHEHEIVVLTRSEKRSREKLNHLTHDPLELITSLDSCHDLNHFDAVVNLAGEPIADRRWTDAQKQIICQSRWQITEKLVELIHASSSPPSVFISGSAVGFYGDQQEHPIDENLQVQSHEFSHSVCTTWENIAKKAESENTRVCLLRTGVVLSPDGGALQKMLLPYRFGCGGPIGSGKQYLPWIHIHDMVQAIVFLLTTTYAHGPFNLCAPHPVPNKTFSKTLAKTLHKPHFMAVPAWVIRLIMGESAALLLDSTRAKPKKLTELGFEFQYSHLEPALKQIVQALP, encoded by the coding sequence ATGAAAATACTTATCACCGGCGGTACAGGACTCATCGGCAGTGAATTGATCAAGCAGCTTATCGCCCATGAACATGAAATTGTTGTCTTGACTCGCTCAGAGAAACGCTCCCGGGAAAAGCTCAACCATCTTACCCATGATCCACTCGAATTGATCACGAGCTTAGATAGCTGTCATGATCTCAATCATTTCGATGCAGTCGTAAACCTCGCAGGAGAACCGATTGCCGATCGCCGATGGACAGACGCTCAGAAACAAATCATTTGCCAGAGCCGCTGGCAAATAACCGAAAAGCTTGTTGAGCTGATTCATGCCAGTTCATCCCCGCCATCAGTGTTCATCAGTGGTTCTGCGGTTGGCTTCTACGGTGATCAGCAAGAACACCCGATTGATGAAAATCTTCAGGTGCAAAGTCATGAGTTCTCTCACTCGGTGTGTACTACCTGGGAAAATATTGCCAAAAAAGCTGAATCTGAAAACACCAGAGTTTGCCTGCTCAGGACTGGCGTGGTTTTATCACCGGACGGTGGCGCATTACAAAAAATGCTGCTGCCTTATCGGTTCGGTTGCGGTGGCCCAATCGGCTCGGGCAAGCAGTATCTTCCGTGGATTCACATCCATGATATGGTTCAGGCAATTGTGTTTTTATTAACAACCACTTATGCTCACGGGCCTTTCAATCTTTGTGCGCCTCATCCGGTCCCCAATAAGACCTTCAGTAAAACACTCGCAAAAACATTGCACAAACCCCATTTTATGGCGGTTCCAGCGTGGGTCATCCGTCTGATAATGGGCGAATCTGCCGCTCTCTTGCTTGACAGCACTCGTGCGAAGCCGAAAAAATTAACCGAGCTGGGGTTTGAATTTCAATACTCTCATCTGGAACCGGCACTCAAACAAATTGTGCAGGCATTGCCGTAA
- a CDS encoding DUF1538 domain-containing protein, producing the protein MKAFIALLKVMLGSFKDLLPIILVIAFFQLIILQQPLPDLISILGGLLLVVLGLTFFIFGLEMGLFPIGESMAQAFAKKGSLLGLLGFAFCLGFGTTIAEPALTAVATEAAKIAASGGVIEMTKQSMNDYTMGLRLTVALSVGFAIVLGVLRILKGWSIHLMIILGYTCVMILTIFAPETIIGIAYDSGGVTTSTITVPLVTALGVGLASSIKGRNPMVDGFGLIAFASLLPMIFVMIFGMTIT; encoded by the coding sequence ATGAAAGCATTCATCGCGTTACTCAAGGTAATGCTGGGAAGTTTTAAAGATCTACTCCCGATTATTTTGGTCATTGCATTTTTTCAGTTGATCATTTTGCAACAACCTCTCCCGGACTTGATTTCAATTTTGGGGGGATTGTTACTCGTTGTGCTCGGATTGACGTTTTTTATTTTTGGTCTAGAAATGGGATTATTTCCGATTGGTGAAAGCATGGCACAGGCATTTGCCAAAAAAGGGAGCTTACTGGGGCTGTTAGGATTTGCTTTTTGCTTGGGATTTGGGACCACAATAGCTGAGCCAGCTTTAACTGCTGTTGCAACCGAGGCTGCAAAAATTGCGGCCTCCGGTGGTGTGATTGAGATGACAAAGCAATCGATGAACGACTATACCATGGGATTGCGGTTGACAGTGGCTCTGTCGGTTGGTTTTGCCATCGTTTTAGGGGTTTTGAGAATCCTAAAGGGATGGTCGATTCATTTGATGATTATTTTGGGTTACACGTGTGTCATGATTCTGACGATCTTCGCACCTGAAACCATTATCGGGATTGCTTATGATTCTGGTGGTGTGACTACATCGACAATTACGGTTCCTCTGGTAACTGCATTAGGGGTTGGACTGGCCTCTTCGATTAAAGGGCGAAATCCAATGGTAGATGGATTTGGACTGATTGCGTTTGCATCCTTACTTCCGATGATTTTTGTCATGATTTTTGGGATGACAATCACATGA
- a CDS encoding DUF1538 domain-containing protein: MITIAHFVQVLWTTIQDVLPIAVILFVFQLVILRKPVARLSHVILGFGYVILGLTFFLMGLDAALFPLGEMMAQQLTAPSFLAQVRLNDADPQHWINYYWVYLFAFCIGFSTTIAEPSLIAVAIKANKVSGGSIGVNGLRVAVALGVAFGITLGCYRIVVGDPLHYYIIIGYVLVVIQTFYAPKMIVPLAYDSGGVTTSTVTVPVVTALGLGLASTVPGRSPLIDGFGLIAFASLFPMISVMGYAQVTQWLNRKRSLMEKKDNAL; this comes from the coding sequence ATGATAACCATTGCCCACTTTGTTCAGGTTCTATGGACCACCATTCAGGATGTCTTACCGATTGCGGTCATTTTATTTGTGTTTCAGTTGGTTATATTGCGCAAGCCTGTTGCGCGTCTGTCCCATGTGATTCTGGGATTCGGATATGTGATTCTGGGGCTTACTTTTTTCCTGATGGGGTTAGACGCGGCACTGTTTCCATTGGGAGAAATGATGGCACAACAGTTGACCGCGCCCTCATTTCTTGCTCAGGTTCGCCTCAATGACGCAGACCCACAACATTGGATCAATTACTATTGGGTTTATCTTTTTGCATTCTGTATTGGATTTAGTACGACGATCGCTGAACCGTCTTTGATTGCCGTTGCGATCAAAGCGAATAAAGTATCTGGGGGTTCTATTGGTGTCAATGGTTTGAGGGTCGCGGTTGCTTTAGGTGTGGCATTCGGTATTACGTTGGGGTGTTACCGAATTGTCGTGGGTGATCCGCTGCACTATTACATCATTATTGGTTATGTGTTGGTGGTGATTCAGACATTTTATGCACCCAAAATGATTGTCCCTTTAGCTTATGATTCCGGAGGCGTCACCACATCAACGGTCACTGTGCCAGTGGTTACTGCGCTGGGGTTAGGACTTGCATCAACGGTTCCGGGGCGGAGTCCGTTGATCGATGGATTTGGTTTGATCGCATTTGCGAGCCTTTTTCCCATGATATCGGTCATGGGATATGCGCAAGTGACACAGTGGTTGAACCGTAAACGTTCTCTGATGGAGAAAAAAGACAATGCGCTTTAA
- a CDS encoding P-II family nitrogen regulator → MRFKLIVAFVEDSKTDKVLDAARKAGATGATVINNARGEGLNQKTTFFGLTLEVQKDMVLFVVEEHLSRQILETINEVGEFETESGQGIAFQIDIEDVVGISHQVEKLTKYVEDEL, encoded by the coding sequence ATGCGCTTTAAATTAATTGTTGCCTTTGTTGAAGATAGCAAAACAGACAAAGTATTAGACGCCGCCAGAAAAGCAGGAGCGACAGGCGCGACCGTAATCAATAATGCCAGAGGAGAAGGCCTCAATCAGAAAACCACCTTTTTCGGCCTGACATTAGAAGTACAGAAGGATATGGTGCTTTTTGTGGTTGAAGAGCACTTGTCTCGTCAGATTTTGGAAACGATTAATGAGGTCGGAGAATTTGAAACGGAATCGGGGCAGGGAATTGCCTTTCAGATTGATATTGAAGATGTCGTTGGCATCTCTCATCAGGTTGAAAAGTTAACCAAATACGTTGAGGATGAATTATGA
- a CDS encoding CBS domain-containing protein, translating to MNRHDSVRVRDVMTDTYALVDGLMTVYDAIRIAKQQQIKALIVNKRHDDDEFGIVLMNDIAKKVLASNRSSKRTNIYEIMTKPALSVDPDMKVKYCARLFERFGISRAPVIEHGKVIGMVSYNNIVVNGMLEEDDLE from the coding sequence ATGAATAGGCATGATAGCGTGAGAGTCCGTGATGTGATGACGGATACCTACGCCCTTGTTGATGGTTTGATGACAGTCTATGACGCGATTCGTATTGCGAAGCAACAACAGATTAAAGCTTTGATTGTCAATAAACGTCACGATGATGATGAATTCGGGATTGTATTGATGAATGATATTGCCAAAAAAGTGCTTGCCAGTAACCGTTCATCGAAGCGAACCAATATTTATGAGATCATGACCAAGCCTGCATTGTCAGTGGATCCTGATATGAAGGTGAAATATTGTGCCCGTTTATTCGAGCGCTTTGGTATCAGTCGGGCACCTGTTATTGAACATGGAAAAGTGATTGGGATGGTGAGCTACAATAATATTGTCGTTAATGGGATGCTTGAAGAAGACGATCTTGAGTAG
- a CDS encoding SelT/SelW/SelH family protein, which translates to MLRASWLAQELLHTFSEEIEQVALCPDTGGRFEIFCNDVQVWERQKDQGFPDAKTLKQRVRDVFDPERNLGHIDR; encoded by the coding sequence ATGCTGCGCGCCTCCTGGTTAGCGCAAGAGCTACTCCATACATTCAGCGAAGAGATCGAGCAAGTTGCACTCTGCCCGGATACCGGGGGACGTTTTGAAATTTTCTGTAACGATGTTCAGGTTTGGGAACGTCAGAAAGATCAGGGGTTTCCTGATGCAAAAACACTGAAGCAGCGCGTCCGGGATGTATTCGACCCCGAACGGAATCTAGGCCATATTGATCGATAG
- a CDS encoding regulatory protein ToxS, translating to MNQRIAMLTLLASIVLSTWLYWGSDLKLKQLLTSSEWQSKVVTLIESKNEVASVGPLRRVDVLSNVKYLPNKTYIRVSVIQLYANGKEPESKIDISETGTWALSENYLLISPTEFKDVSSSESKDFTPKQLNLIKQFFKMDAQQSRRVDVIDSKTLLLTSLNHDSTILFKN from the coding sequence ATGAACCAACGTATTGCAATGCTTACCCTGCTTGCATCCATTGTTTTAAGTACTTGGTTATACTGGGGCAGCGATCTGAAACTCAAGCAACTACTGACATCAAGTGAGTGGCAGTCAAAAGTCGTCACCCTGATTGAAAGTAAAAATGAAGTTGCCTCTGTTGGACCGCTCCGTCGGGTTGATGTGCTCTCAAACGTAAAATATCTTCCGAATAAAACGTATATCCGTGTCTCCGTGATTCAGTTATATGCCAATGGGAAAGAACCGGAGAGTAAAATCGACATATCAGAAACCGGCACTTGGGCACTGAGTGAGAATTATCTGTTGATCTCCCCGACCGAGTTTAAGGATGTTTCTTCCAGCGAGAGTAAAGATTTTACCCCGAAGCAATTAAATCTGATCAAGCAGTTTTTTAAAATGGATGCCCAGCAGAGCAGACGTGTGGATGTCATTGACAGCAAAACGCTTCTGTTGACCAGTCTGAATCACGATTCAACGATCCTCTTTAAAAACTAA
- a CDS encoding transcriptional regulator, translated as MNTISSKFILAERFTFVPNNNSLVDKENDNETIRLGSNESRILLMLAQHPNEVIRRNELHDFVWRKQGFEVDDSSLTQAISTLRKMLNDSTKSPRYIKTVPKRGYQLIASVEQLPTVSPATSDKDEPQDQPEEFLTLQEEALVESAHAVAEFEKNSLDILPGQEIPATTKSVSQKANWKTRLCFLIAFILPITAVMYHGPTHSQFRNLTVIDDIPINTPKNHPDLSSWLPSIELCVKKYRAAHSMDAPPSQVIATNGQDNKMILNYVYPVEHSDKNATLNIVVNQEDLTKVCQ; from the coding sequence ATGAATACCATAAGCTCAAAGTTCATCCTGGCTGAACGTTTTACATTCGTTCCTAACAATAATTCGTTGGTCGATAAAGAAAATGATAATGAAACGATCCGGCTAGGCAGTAACGAAAGTAGAATTCTATTAATGCTTGCCCAGCATCCTAATGAGGTCATTCGTCGTAATGAACTCCATGATTTCGTATGGCGTAAGCAAGGTTTTGAAGTCGATGACTCCAGCCTCACACAAGCAATTTCAACGCTGAGAAAGATGCTCAATGACTCGACGAAGTCACCCCGGTATATTAAAACCGTTCCCAAACGTGGTTATCAGTTGATTGCGAGCGTCGAGCAACTTCCTACCGTCAGTCCGGCCACATCAGACAAAGATGAGCCTCAGGATCAGCCGGAAGAATTTTTGACACTTCAGGAAGAAGCATTGGTCGAATCTGCCCATGCTGTCGCTGAATTTGAAAAAAACTCACTCGACATATTGCCCGGCCAAGAAATACCAGCGACGACAAAATCGGTTTCTCAGAAAGCCAATTGGAAAACCAGACTATGTTTTCTGATTGCATTTATTTTGCCGATCACAGCGGTCATGTATCACGGCCCGACGCATTCTCAGTTTCGTAATTTAACGGTTATAGATGACATTCCGATTAATACCCCAAAAAATCATCCTGATTTGAGTTCATGGTTGCCATCTATTGAACTTTGCGTCAAAAAATACCGGGCAGCGCATTCGATGGATGCCCCGCCAAGTCAGGTGATCGCAACCAATGGTCAAGACAACAAAATGATATTGAACTATGTCTACCCAGTTGAACATAGTGACAAAAATGCCACGCTAAACATTGTTGTCAATCAAGAGGATCTCACGAAGGTATGCCAGTGA